A window of the Longimicrobiales bacterium genome harbors these coding sequences:
- a CDS encoding cystathionine beta-synthase, whose product MSDAPRAHARPYANVLDTIGWTPLIRLNRVTGTARTPVYAKAEFFNPGGSVKDRIGLAMIEAAERDGRLKPGGVIVEGTSGNTGVGLAIAAAIRGYRCIFTMPDKMSQEKVRLLKAFGADVVVTPTAVPPDHPDNYVQTAKRIVQETPGAILADQFYNPVNPEAHYRTTGPEIWEQTEGRITHFVGSAGTGGTTSGVARYLKERNPKVRVIAGDPVGSIFAHYHATHEKGEGAPYKVEGIGNDKLPSTLDFEIIDEFHSVSDRDAFRMARRLTREEGLFVGGSAGLIATLAVQVAQQVDDPDALVVCVLPDTGERYLSKVYNDEWLRENRLLEPERLRAEEMIERKEGPAPALVSVEPHAKLRQALALINTYNISQLPVCDDGRCVGSLAESSLMARVIEDPAVLDRTVEEVMDEPLPVVDAATPMSGVGRMLTRQNPAVLVASNGELRGIITRYDVVRYLTQ is encoded by the coding sequence ATGAGTGATGCACCGCGTGCACATGCGCGCCCGTACGCGAACGTGCTGGACACGATCGGGTGGACGCCGCTCATCCGCCTCAACCGGGTGACCGGCACCGCCCGTACGCCGGTGTATGCCAAGGCGGAGTTCTTCAATCCGGGCGGCTCGGTCAAGGACCGCATCGGCCTCGCGATGATCGAGGCGGCCGAGCGGGACGGCAGGCTGAAGCCGGGTGGCGTCATCGTCGAGGGGACGAGCGGCAACACGGGTGTGGGGCTCGCGATCGCCGCCGCCATCCGGGGCTACCGCTGCATCTTCACGATGCCGGACAAGATGAGCCAGGAGAAGGTGCGGCTGCTCAAGGCGTTCGGCGCGGACGTCGTCGTGACACCGACGGCCGTGCCGCCCGATCACCCGGACAACTACGTGCAGACAGCCAAGCGCATCGTGCAGGAGACGCCCGGTGCGATCCTCGCCGACCAGTTCTACAACCCGGTCAACCCCGAGGCTCACTACCGTACGACGGGCCCCGAGATCTGGGAGCAGACGGAGGGGCGCATCACGCACTTCGTCGGCTCGGCCGGGACAGGCGGCACGACCAGCGGCGTCGCGCGCTACCTGAAGGAGCGCAACCCGAAGGTGCGCGTGATCGCCGGCGACCCGGTCGGCTCCATCTTCGCGCACTACCACGCGACGCACGAGAAGGGGGAGGGCGCACCGTACAAGGTGGAGGGGATCGGCAACGACAAGCTGCCCTCGACGCTGGACTTCGAGATCATCGACGAGTTCCATTCCGTGAGCGATCGCGACGCCTTCCGGATGGCGCGCCGGCTGACGCGCGAGGAAGGCCTGTTCGTGGGGGGCAGCGCGGGGCTGATCGCGACGCTCGCTGTCCAGGTCGCGCAGCAGGTGGACGATCCGGACGCGCTCGTCGTCTGCGTGCTGCCGGACACCGGCGAGCGCTACCTGAGCAAGGTCTACAACGACGAGTGGCTGCGGGAGAACCGGCTGCTCGAGCCCGAGCGCCTGCGCGCGGAGGAGATGATCGAGCGCAAGGAGGGCCCGGCGCCGGCACTCGTGTCCGTCGAGCCGCACGCGAAGCTGCGCCAGGCACTCGCGCTGATCAATACGTACAACATCTCACAGCTTCCGGTCTGCGACGACGGCCGCTGCGTGGGCTCGCTCGCCGAGTCGTCGCTCATGGCGCGCGTCATCGAGGACCCGGCCGTGCTCGACCGGACCGTCGAGGAAGTGATGGACGAGCCGCTCCCCGTCGTGGATGCGGCCACGCCCATGAGCGGGGTGGGTCGCATGCTGACTCGGCAGAACCCGGCCGTGCTGGTGGCGTCGAATGGCGAGCTGCGCGGCATCATCACACGCTACGACGTGGTACGGTACTTGACCCAGTAA
- a CDS encoding TonB family protein — protein sequence MKIRLPLLLLVPALLAACEGELQSSEEPPALIPDGTPFEYPAGELWDAQAEGETMLLVHVTERGDVDSVSVDVSSGVNQFDSAAVRGAWKLRFTPARRADRRVPAWTRVPVRFRVDTLDAMGTPTGGSDE from the coding sequence ATGAAGATCCGCCTGCCCCTGCTTCTCCTGGTGCCCGCGCTCCTGGCCGCGTGCGAGGGTGAGCTGCAGTCGTCCGAAGAGCCACCCGCGCTCATCCCGGATGGTACCCCCTTCGAGTATCCCGCGGGTGAGCTGTGGGACGCGCAGGCCGAGGGTGAGACCATGCTGCTCGTGCACGTGACGGAGCGCGGCGACGTGGACAGCGTGAGCGTCGACGTGTCGAGCGGCGTGAACCAGTTCGACTCCGCCGCCGTGCGCGGCGCGTGGAAGCTGCGCTTCACGCCGGCTCGTCGGGCGGATCGTCGCGTGCCGGCGTGGACGCGTGTGCCGGTGCGCTTCCGCGTGGATACGCTCGACGCGATGGGCACCCCGACCGGAGGCTCGGATGAGTGA
- the mutS gene encoding DNA mismatch repair protein MutS has translation MPKSDDTPLMQQWRDAKSRHPDALVFFRVGDFYEMFCEDAEEGARLLGLTLTSRNNGGAANVPLAGVPARARDEYIERLIRLGQRVAICEQVEDPAEAKGIVRREVLETVTPGALLSDSLLSDRRNNFLVALREAGAGELAIAAADISTGEVIALQVEQAALEAELARLEPAELLLPASWESREWSGPLPVRTFRPDWLFEADAAADELQRRYRVHGLAGFGFQPEDGPCIGALGALVAYLGEVQPGALAALRPPRLERSGAAMALDEMTRRNLELVEPLRSDARGSRAATLIDVIDETLTAMGARLLRRWVLRPLLSAERIWARQDAVAELLEDAPRRRAVRTELKEIRDLERLAARVGAARAQPRDLGALRAALQRLPALHGALEGVRAPMLNRISALDTLGDVHALLARALADTPDPAAGSGGVIREGYDQALDELRLLRDGAQDTIARLQAQERERTGISSLKVGYNKVFGYFIEVTRANAERVPADYERKQTLANAERYVTPELKSWEQKVLTAEERIASLEVRLFGEVRAQVAEQTTRLQDTAASVAELDVLCTLAHLAERRDYVRPEVHSGYALEIRAGRHPVVETMMPREAFIPNDVVLDEDQRIMILTGPNMAGKSTLLRQVGLIQLLAQIGSFVPAGRARLPVCDRIFTRVGASDNLVRGQSTFMVEMHETAAILHNATRSSLVLLDEIGRGTATYDGVSIAWAVTEHLHETTGAKTIFATHYHELTQLSELLAALVNFNVAVREVGHDIVFLHHLQPGGADRSYGIEVGRLAGLPAEVVARAREILHELEGAHGGAGAGLGRSGAHAPAAAARDQLSLFHQPEPAVLERLRRLDVDRLTPIQALTILAELHDMIGAAPGTPTRHNP, from the coding sequence ATGCCGAAGTCGGACGACACCCCGCTGATGCAACAGTGGCGCGACGCCAAGTCGCGCCACCCGGATGCGCTCGTATTTTTTCGCGTCGGCGACTTCTACGAAATGTTCTGTGAGGACGCCGAGGAAGGGGCCCGGCTGCTCGGCCTGACACTCACGTCCCGCAACAACGGCGGCGCGGCGAACGTCCCGCTGGCGGGTGTGCCGGCGCGGGCCCGCGACGAGTACATCGAGCGCCTGATCCGGCTTGGCCAGCGCGTCGCGATCTGCGAGCAGGTCGAGGACCCGGCCGAGGCGAAGGGCATCGTCCGCCGCGAGGTGCTCGAGACCGTCACGCCGGGCGCGCTCCTGTCGGACTCACTGCTGTCCGACCGGCGCAACAACTTCCTCGTCGCGCTGCGCGAGGCGGGTGCCGGGGAGCTGGCGATTGCGGCCGCGGACATCTCCACGGGCGAGGTGATCGCGCTGCAGGTGGAGCAGGCGGCGCTGGAGGCGGAGCTGGCGCGGCTGGAGCCGGCGGAGCTGCTGCTGCCGGCGTCGTGGGAGAGCCGGGAGTGGTCCGGACCGCTGCCCGTCCGGACCTTCCGGCCGGACTGGCTGTTCGAGGCCGACGCGGCCGCCGATGAGCTCCAGCGCCGCTACCGTGTCCACGGCCTCGCGGGGTTCGGGTTCCAGCCCGAGGACGGTCCCTGCATCGGCGCACTGGGCGCCCTGGTCGCGTACCTGGGCGAGGTGCAGCCCGGGGCGCTCGCGGCGCTGCGGCCGCCCCGCCTGGAGCGCAGCGGCGCTGCCATGGCGCTGGACGAGATGACCCGCCGCAACCTCGAGCTGGTCGAGCCGCTGCGCTCCGATGCGCGGGGAAGTCGTGCGGCGACCCTGATCGACGTCATCGACGAAACGCTCACCGCGATGGGCGCCCGTCTGCTGCGTCGCTGGGTGCTCCGCCCGCTGCTCTCCGCCGAGCGGATCTGGGCGCGGCAGGACGCGGTTGCCGAGCTGCTGGAGGACGCGCCGCGCCGGCGGGCGGTGCGGACCGAGCTGAAGGAGATCCGCGACCTGGAACGGCTCGCGGCCAGGGTCGGTGCGGCCCGCGCGCAGCCCCGCGATCTCGGCGCACTGCGCGCGGCACTGCAGCGACTGCCTGCACTGCATGGCGCGCTCGAGGGTGTGCGCGCGCCGATGCTGAACCGCATCTCGGCACTGGACACGCTGGGCGACGTGCACGCACTCCTCGCGCGTGCCCTTGCGGACACGCCCGATCCCGCGGCCGGCAGTGGCGGCGTGATCCGCGAGGGGTACGACCAGGCGCTGGACGAGCTGCGCCTGCTGCGCGACGGTGCGCAGGACACGATCGCGCGGCTGCAGGCGCAGGAGCGCGAGCGCACCGGCATCAGCTCGCTCAAGGTCGGGTACAACAAGGTGTTCGGCTACTTCATCGAGGTGACGCGCGCGAACGCCGAGCGGGTGCCGGCCGATTACGAGCGCAAGCAGACGCTCGCCAATGCGGAGCGTTACGTCACGCCGGAGCTGAAGTCGTGGGAGCAGAAGGTGCTCACCGCCGAGGAGCGCATCGCGTCGCTCGAAGTCAGACTGTTCGGTGAGGTGCGCGCGCAGGTGGCGGAGCAGACGACGCGGCTGCAGGATACCGCCGCGTCGGTTGCAGAGCTCGATGTGCTCTGCACGCTTGCACACCTTGCCGAACGTCGCGACTACGTGCGCCCGGAGGTGCACAGCGGCTACGCGCTCGAGATCCGGGCGGGCCGCCATCCCGTCGTCGAGACGATGATGCCGCGCGAAGCGTTCATCCCGAACGACGTGGTGCTCGACGAAGACCAGCGCATCATGATCCTGACCGGCCCCAACATGGCCGGCAAGAGCACGCTGCTGCGCCAGGTCGGACTGATCCAGCTGCTCGCGCAGATCGGCAGCTTCGTGCCTGCGGGACGGGCGCGGCTGCCGGTGTGCGATCGCATCTTCACGCGGGTCGGGGCGAGCGACAATCTCGTGCGCGGGCAGTCGACGTTCATGGTCGAGATGCACGAGACCGCGGCGATCCTGCACAACGCCACACGCAGCTCGCTCGTGCTGCTCGACGAGATCGGCCGCGGTACGGCAACGTACGACGGGGTGAGCATCGCATGGGCGGTCACCGAGCACCTGCACGAGACGACCGGCGCCAAGACGATCTTCGCGACGCACTACCATGAGCTGACGCAGCTGTCGGAGCTGCTGGCGGCACTCGTGAACTTCAATGTCGCGGTGCGCGAAGTCGGTCACGACATCGTGTTCCTGCACCACCTGCAGCCGGGCGGCGCCGACCGCAGCTACGGCATCGAGGTCGGCCGGCTGGCAGGGCTGCCGGCGGAGGTCGTCGCACGGGCCCGCGAAATCCTGCACGAGCTCGAGGGCGCACACGGCGGCGCGGGTGCGGGGCTCGGCCGCAGTGGCGCTCATGCGCCGGCCGCAGCGGCGCGTGATCAGCTTTCGCTCTTCCACCAGCCGGAGCCGGCGGTGCTGGAGCGCCTGCGTCGACTCGACGTGGACCGGCTGACCCCCATCCAGGCACTGACGATCCTTGCCGAGCTGCACGACATGATCGGCGCTGCCCCCGGCACGCCGACGCGGCACAACCCCTGA
- a CDS encoding 2-oxoglutarate dehydrogenase E1 component, with product MDGTTVIKPSFDAYNAAYVQSLYDRYLQNPAAVDEVWRAWFETEEGRRGLLGAPSHNGAVVAAAPEAGGLTRSHLRAAFAAGELVDAYRLHGHRAAHLDPLGSEPVGHPMLDPSFHGTSEDELASVPTDLFGLEHAGDNMRDALHWLRSIYCGPIGYEYEFLEDPTSREWLRERIETGVHTVQLDAAGQRRLLDRLTQVEAFEQFLHRSYLGQKRFSIEGNDMMVPMIDRAIEQAARAGAQEVVIGMAHRGRLNVLTHVLGMPYASILKKFEGHYDEGPGTGDVKYHLGFEGSIETPAGTVNGLLSPNPSHLEFVHAVVEGMTRAKQTDRSQRTITQDPDLVVPIVIHGDAAFSGQGVVPETLNLARLNGYRTGGTLHIIANNQVGFTTDPRDARSTDYASDIARGYDVPVFHVNADDPEACLAVINLAMAYRARFHSDVVIDLIGYRKYGHNEGDEPTYTQPVRYRRIASHPTVRTLWGEQLVRRGTLAESDVTAAWDRVYNGLIAEQQQIRDTGARDEEIELEMPQVEAPTPIDTTVPAVVVKSIDAQLHQWPDTFSVNPKLQRQLDRRGKVVPENGNLDWAHGEALAFGSLLRDGVPIRLTGQDVERGTFSQRHLVLHDAESNQLHTPLANLEEGRASFEVYNSPLSELATMGFEYGFSVVAPKALVLWEAQFGDFVNGAQVIIDQFITAGREKWGQESRLVLLLPHGYEGQGPEHSSARLERFLQQAAEGNIRVANCTTPAQYFHLLRRQALLDDKRPLIVMTPKSLLRHPRATSRPAELSEGGFRFVIDDEAIQDRQAVERIVACTGKVYYDLLARREEENSDAIALVRVEQLYPFPSDQLRELVASYPNVREIVWTQEEPANMGAWRFVQPLLQDVAGSAEVRYNGRPERASPAEGYLSTHEATQREIVQRALTVQRPRRAARKRAEA from the coding sequence ATGGATGGCACCACTGTGATCAAGCCGAGTTTTGACGCATACAATGCCGCCTACGTGCAGTCCCTGTACGACCGCTACCTGCAGAATCCCGCGGCGGTCGACGAGGTGTGGCGTGCCTGGTTCGAGACGGAGGAAGGGCGGCGCGGGTTGCTGGGCGCACCGTCGCACAACGGTGCGGTCGTCGCGGCCGCGCCGGAGGCGGGGGGACTGACCCGCTCTCATCTGCGGGCGGCATTCGCGGCCGGCGAGCTGGTGGACGCGTACCGGCTGCACGGCCACCGCGCGGCGCACCTGGACCCCCTCGGCAGCGAGCCGGTCGGGCATCCCATGCTGGATCCGTCGTTCCACGGCACGAGCGAGGACGAGCTGGCGAGTGTGCCGACCGACCTGTTCGGCCTGGAGCACGCCGGCGACAACATGCGCGACGCCCTGCACTGGCTGCGCTCGATCTACTGCGGCCCGATCGGCTACGAATACGAGTTCCTGGAGGATCCGACCAGCCGCGAGTGGCTGCGCGAGCGGATCGAGACGGGCGTGCACACCGTGCAGCTCGACGCGGCCGGCCAGCGCCGGCTGCTCGACCGGCTGACGCAGGTGGAGGCATTCGAGCAGTTCCTGCACCGCTCCTACCTGGGACAGAAGCGCTTCTCGATCGAAGGCAACGACATGATGGTGCCGATGATCGATCGCGCGATCGAGCAGGCAGCCCGGGCCGGTGCGCAGGAGGTCGTGATCGGCATGGCGCATCGCGGCAGACTGAACGTGCTGACGCACGTGCTGGGCATGCCGTACGCTTCGATCCTCAAGAAGTTCGAGGGTCACTACGACGAGGGGCCGGGCACCGGCGACGTGAAGTACCACCTCGGCTTCGAGGGCAGCATCGAGACGCCTGCCGGAACGGTGAACGGGCTCCTTTCGCCGAACCCGAGCCACCTCGAGTTCGTGCATGCCGTCGTCGAGGGAATGACGCGCGCCAAGCAGACCGACCGCTCGCAGCGCACGATCACGCAGGACCCGGATCTCGTCGTCCCGATCGTCATCCACGGCGACGCCGCGTTCTCCGGCCAGGGCGTGGTCCCCGAGACGCTCAACCTGGCGCGGCTGAACGGCTACAGGACCGGCGGCACGCTGCACATCATCGCCAACAACCAGGTCGGCTTCACGACGGACCCGCGCGATGCGCGCTCGACCGACTACGCGAGCGATATCGCACGCGGCTACGACGTTCCCGTCTTCCACGTCAACGCCGACGATCCCGAGGCATGCCTCGCCGTGATCAACCTCGCGATGGCGTACCGAGCCCGCTTCCACAGCGACGTCGTCATCGATCTCATCGGCTACCGCAAGTACGGGCATAACGAGGGCGACGAGCCGACCTACACGCAGCCGGTACGCTACCGCAGGATCGCATCGCATCCCACGGTGCGGACGCTCTGGGGCGAGCAGCTCGTCAGGCGCGGCACACTCGCGGAGAGCGACGTCACCGCAGCATGGGATCGCGTCTACAACGGGCTGATCGCCGAGCAGCAGCAGATCCGGGACACGGGTGCGCGGGACGAGGAGATCGAGCTGGAGATGCCGCAGGTCGAGGCGCCGACGCCGATCGACACCACCGTGCCTGCGGTCGTGGTGAAGTCGATCGACGCGCAGCTCCACCAGTGGCCCGACACGTTCAGCGTGAACCCCAAGCTGCAGCGCCAGCTGGACCGGCGCGGCAAGGTGGTGCCAGAGAACGGCAACCTCGACTGGGCGCACGGCGAAGCACTGGCATTCGGGTCCCTGCTGCGCGACGGCGTGCCGATCCGCCTCACCGGACAGGATGTCGAGCGCGGCACGTTCAGCCAGCGACACCTCGTGCTGCATGACGCCGAATCGAACCAGCTGCACACGCCGCTCGCGAACCTCGAGGAGGGACGCGCATCCTTCGAGGTGTACAACAGCCCGCTCAGCGAGCTCGCGACAATGGGCTTCGAGTACGGCTTCTCGGTCGTCGCACCAAAGGCGCTCGTGCTGTGGGAAGCACAGTTCGGCGACTTCGTCAACGGCGCACAGGTCATCATCGACCAGTTCATCACGGCCGGCAGGGAGAAGTGGGGGCAGGAGTCACGGCTCGTGCTGCTGCTGCCGCACGGCTACGAGGGCCAGGGGCCGGAGCACTCCAGCGCCCGCCTCGAACGCTTCCTGCAGCAGGCGGCCGAAGGCAACATCCGCGTCGCCAACTGCACGACGCCCGCACAGTACTTCCACCTGCTGCGTCGTCAGGCACTGCTCGACGACAAGCGCCCGCTCATCGTGATGACGCCCAAGAGCCTGCTCCGTCATCCGCGTGCGACGTCCAGACCCGCGGAACTCTCCGAGGGCGGCTTCCGCTTCGTCATCGATGACGAGGCGATTCAGGATCGCCAGGCCGTCGAGCGCATCGTGGCGTGCACCGGCAAGGTCTACTACGACCTGCTCGCCCGGCGCGAAGAGGAGAACAGCGACGCGATCGCGCTGGTCCGCGTGGAGCAGCTCTACCCGTTCCCTTCGGATCAGCTGCGCGAGCTCGTCGCGTCGTACCCGAACGTGCGCGAGATCGTCTGGACGCAGGAGGAGCCGGCCAACATGGGCGCATGGCGATTCGTCCAGCCGCTGCTCCAGGACGTGGCCGGCTCGGCGGAGGTCCGCTACAACGGCCGCCCCGAGCGCGCATCTCCGGCCGAGGGGTACCTCAGCACGCATGAGGCAACGCAGCGCGAGATCGTGCAGCGGGCCCTCACCGTGCAGCGGCCCCGGCGCGCTGCGCGCAAGCGCGCAGAAGCGTAG
- a CDS encoding uracil-DNA glycosylase family protein: MSETCRTAGGDVVQRPMVWSRRNGPWRRVPILFVGAAPGNAGGRGRGELGAHGTRIPFGGDIAGANLDALLGSIGLDRNQVFLTASYNALPAAGGGEPTPAELREPVGEYESSLHLLRDTILATGAPLLVALGNVGMRSIATAARLADDERIVTQNALAKRGATRNIVFDLALLEPDAGFRRTWERAWTSPLPRVLWTTHPSAQNMSPFARTETLFHARMLETRAALREAAHSVLGLPLPEERPHPEPVGIYALPEWRERVAPHHERLDRLWREKGV, from the coding sequence GTGAGCGAGACGTGCCGCACTGCCGGCGGCGACGTCGTCCAACGCCCGATGGTATGGAGCCGGCGCAACGGCCCATGGCGCCGCGTGCCGATCCTGTTCGTCGGGGCTGCGCCGGGCAATGCGGGTGGTCGCGGGCGCGGTGAGCTGGGTGCGCACGGCACGCGGATCCCGTTCGGCGGTGACATCGCGGGCGCAAACCTGGATGCGCTGCTCGGCAGCATCGGCCTGGACCGCAACCAGGTGTTCCTGACCGCATCGTACAATGCGCTGCCCGCTGCGGGCGGTGGCGAGCCGACGCCAGCCGAGCTGCGCGAGCCGGTCGGAGAGTACGAGAGCAGCCTTCACCTGCTGCGCGATACCATCCTTGCAACCGGCGCGCCGCTGCTCGTGGCGCTTGGCAATGTCGGCATGCGCTCGATCGCGACGGCTGCGCGCCTCGCGGATGATGAACGGATTGTCACGCAGAACGCGCTGGCAAAGCGCGGTGCGACGCGCAACATTGTATTCGATCTCGCGCTGCTCGAGCCGGACGCAGGGTTCCGACGCACGTGGGAACGCGCGTGGACATCGCCCCTGCCACGGGTGCTCTGGACGACGCATCCCAGCGCGCAGAACATGAGCCCCTTCGCACGCACGGAAACACTGTTCCACGCGCGCATGCTCGAGACGCGCGCAGCGCTGCGTGAGGCAGCACACAGCGTCCTCGGCCTCCCGCTGCCGGAGGAGAGACCGCATCCGGAACCGGTGGGGATCTACGCTCTGCCCGAATGGCGGGAGCGCGTAGCACCGCACCATGAGCGGCTCGACAGGCTGTGGCGGGAGAAGGGCGTCTGA
- a CDS encoding carboxypeptidase regulatory-like domain-containing protein, whose protein sequence is MLPIAAALALIASLQAGPAQATGLVWGQVRSENSGAPLRFAVVEIPLSGRDDLRTSTDENGIYILRNVPAGRRVLRATHIDHAPLDVQVSVPSSGRVSLDFALRLRPVQLPVVFARAASIPTTRTDSTPSGVGALGPASVHVLEASPGIAELGLGEMTRAIPGYEPIDPSDVLYVRGGQADMKLVLLDGAPVYAPFHLGGLIAALDTDWLGTANLYLGGAPARFDGGLSYIMELESRSARTGRVHTEVGADMLSARGRIEGPLPHDAGFLIAGRAVHGFGAEPFFSDAFPYRYGDAIARFDAPLAGGELSLTGFWNEEGIQLDSTSRADGETAWGNRAASLRYRGRVLGSNALFTLAGGTFQTTLPIGGIRPLLTSAESSRSRIAADFERMAGPVRLAYGASIDRMTFDYTAAVRGAEEDSVLLRAEGQGDSGGAYVDASLNLLRGLRLRAGLRGDRFELIDDMRFAPRISLTLALGQRAAITVAGGRYHQYVRAPEDEIIFVGSVVHDAIATPPLTVARASHVTMHLAQDLGDAMVLALEGYYKAYDGLPSAISDRAEASGVELWVRRDGDRIAGWLGYSLGWVWSNDADDRYAADARRFAGRHLISAGVAGPTFGRGAFDVRVSYGSGLPYTAIPEPDNAAPVFSTMSASTPGPHIHTEVASIPSATSEQPERPYLRVDARVEHTWSGELNGAVFDVTPYLKLLNALNRRDAIFYHYDRTPSGTELKPLASLPVLPVLGVEWRF, encoded by the coding sequence ATGCTGCCCATCGCCGCCGCCCTTGCCCTGATTGCGTCGCTGCAGGCCGGACCTGCCCAGGCGACCGGACTGGTGTGGGGGCAGGTGCGCAGTGAGAACAGCGGTGCGCCCCTTCGCTTCGCGGTCGTCGAGATCCCGCTGAGCGGCCGCGACGACCTGCGCACCTCCACGGACGAGAACGGGATCTACATCCTGCGGAACGTGCCGGCAGGCCGGCGCGTCCTGCGGGCCACGCACATCGACCACGCACCACTCGACGTGCAGGTGTCCGTGCCGTCCAGTGGTCGCGTGTCGCTCGATTTTGCGCTCCGGCTCCGCCCGGTCCAGCTGCCCGTGGTGTTCGCACGCGCGGCATCGATCCCGACGACACGGACTGACAGCACGCCGTCGGGGGTAGGCGCGCTGGGGCCGGCGAGTGTTCACGTGCTCGAGGCGTCGCCGGGCATCGCGGAGCTCGGCCTGGGCGAGATGACACGGGCGATTCCCGGCTATGAGCCAATCGATCCCTCGGACGTGCTGTACGTCCGTGGCGGCCAGGCGGACATGAAGCTCGTGCTGCTGGACGGGGCGCCGGTGTACGCCCCCTTCCACCTGGGCGGGTTGATCGCAGCACTCGATACGGACTGGCTCGGCACCGCGAACCTGTACCTGGGCGGTGCGCCGGCACGCTTCGACGGGGGCCTCTCCTACATCATGGAGCTGGAGTCCCGCTCCGCGCGCACCGGGCGCGTGCACACCGAGGTCGGCGCAGACATGCTGTCGGCGCGGGGCCGCATCGAGGGCCCGCTGCCGCACGATGCGGGGTTCCTGATCGCTGGACGGGCCGTGCACGGCTTCGGTGCGGAGCCCTTCTTCTCGGATGCGTTTCCCTACCGCTACGGGGACGCCATCGCCCGCTTCGACGCACCGCTGGCCGGTGGGGAGCTCTCGCTCACGGGCTTCTGGAACGAGGAAGGGATACAGCTCGACAGCACCTCGCGCGCGGACGGTGAGACCGCCTGGGGCAACCGCGCGGCGTCGCTTCGCTACCGCGGCCGGGTGCTCGGCTCGAACGCGCTGTTCACGCTCGCGGGTGGCACGTTCCAGACGACGCTGCCGATCGGCGGGATCCGCCCGCTGCTGACGTCGGCGGAGTCCTCACGCTCGCGCATCGCGGCCGACTTCGAGCGCATGGCCGGCCCGGTTCGCCTGGCGTACGGCGCGTCCATCGACCGGATGACGTTCGACTACACGGCCGCAGTGCGCGGTGCCGAGGAGGATTCCGTGCTGCTGCGCGCGGAAGGGCAGGGCGACTCGGGCGGCGCGTACGTCGATGCATCGCTCAATCTGCTGCGCGGGCTCCGGCTGCGCGCCGGATTGCGCGGTGATCGCTTCGAGCTGATCGACGACATGCGCTTCGCGCCGCGCATCTCGCTCACCCTCGCGCTGGGCCAGCGCGCCGCGATCACCGTGGCAGGGGGCCGCTACCACCAGTACGTCCGCGCACCCGAAGACGAGATCATCTTCGTCGGTTCCGTCGTGCACGACGCGATCGCGACACCGCCGCTGACCGTCGCGCGCGCGTCACACGTCACCATGCACCTCGCGCAGGATCTCGGCGATGCGATGGTGCTCGCACTGGAAGGCTATTACAAGGCATACGACGGCCTGCCGAGCGCGATCAGCGATCGCGCGGAGGCATCCGGCGTGGAGCTCTGGGTGCGGCGCGACGGCGACCGCATCGCCGGCTGGCTCGGCTATTCCCTGGGCTGGGTCTGGTCCAATGACGCCGACGACCGCTACGCGGCCGACGCGCGCCGCTTCGCAGGACGCCACCTGATCAGCGCCGGCGTAGCCGGGCCCACCTTCGGACGCGGCGCATTCGACGTCCGCGTCTCCTACGGCTCGGGGCTGCCGTACACCGCGATCCCCGAGCCCGACAATGCCGCGCCCGTGTTCTCGACCATGAGCGCCAGCACACCCGGCCCGCACATCCACACCGAAGTCGCGTCCATCCCGAGCGCGACCAGCGAGCAGCCCGAGCGTCCCTACCTGCGCGTCGATGCACGCGTCGAGCACACGTGGAGTGGCGAGCTGAACGGTGCCGTGTTCGATGTCACGCCATACCTGAAGCTGCTCAACGCGCTGAACCGCCGTGACGCGATTTTCTACCACTACGATCGTACACCATCCGGTACGGAGCTGAAGCCGCTGGCATCCCTGCCGGTTCTGCCGGTGCTCGGCGTCGAGTGGCGGTTCTAG